The following coding sequences are from one Epinephelus moara isolate mb chromosome 7, YSFRI_EMoa_1.0, whole genome shotgun sequence window:
- the LOC126392964 gene encoding GDP-Man:Man(3)GlcNAc(2)-PP-Dol alpha-1,2-mannosyltransferase-like, with protein MAGHEHHHHLSLCFCDLMRLLWSLVVPCAYLSLLLTLVLLLLLLGVRMWLQGRRKARRARDGGPAVAFFHPYCNAGGGGERVLWCSLRALMHRYPGISFVVYTGDQGVTGEQILEGARQRFNITLPRSVTFVFLHHRSLVEASSYPHFTLLGQSGGSMFLGWEALTAFVPDLYVDSMGYAFTLPIFRYLGGCKVASYVHYPTVSTDMLSVVRERNPRFNNADFISRNPVLSAVKVVYYCCFALLYGLAGSCSDVIMVNSTWTLGHILALWRSPSRTSIVYPPCDVRAFLDIPLDEEEDEEEVEEEGWEELGREEEEGRDRKCHSIVSVGQFRPEKDHRLQIRAFHKLLGRKEGGPGGRESLRLVLIGGCRNQEDEERVLMLRGLCQELGVTDRVDFKLNVPFEELKRELVDATIGLHTMWNEHFGIGVVECMAAGTIVLAHKSGGPKLDIVVPYEGGQTGFLADSEDSYAASMETILALSPSARLEIRRNARRSVERFSDQEFEACFLAAMESLMGKLER; from the exons ATGGCAGGACACGAACATCATCACCacttgtctctgtgtttctgtgatttAATGAG GTTGTTGTGGTCCCTGGTGGTCCCCTGCGCCTACCTCAGCCTGCTCCTGACCCtcgtcctgctgctgctcctgctgggGGTCCGGATGTGGCTGCAGGGCCGCCGCAAGGCCCGCCGGGCTCGGGACGGTGGACCCGCGGTGGCCTTCTTCCACCCGTACTGCAACGCGGGAGGAGGCGGGGAGCGGGTCCTCTGGTGCTCCCTGAGGGCCCTCATGCACCG tTACCCCGGCATCTCCTTCGTGGTTTACACGGGTGACCAGGGAGTGACTGGCGAGCAGATTCTGGAGGGAGCCCGACAACGTTTCAACATcacgctgcctcgatcagtcaCCTTCGTCTTCCTGCATCACCGTTCGCTGGTGGAGGCCAGCTCCTACCCTCACTTCACCCTGCTGGGACAGAGTGGCGGCTCCATGTTCCTCG gcTGGGAGGCATTGACAGCCTTCGTTCCCGACCTGTATGTGGACTCGATGGGCTACGCCTTCACTCTGCCCATCTTCCGCTACCTGGGAGGCTGTAAGGTGGCGAGCTACGTTCACTATCCCACCGTCAGCACCGACATGCTGTCTGTGGTCAGAGAGAGGAACCCCAG ATTCAACAACGCTGACTTCATCTCCAGAAACCCGGTGCTGAGCGCAGTGAAGGTGGTGTACTACTGCTGCTTCGCCCTGCTCTACGGCCTGGCCGGCTCTTGCAGCGACGTCATCATGGTGAACTCCACCTGGACGCTGGGTCACATCCTGGCTCTGTGGCGCTCGCCGAGCCGCACCAGCATCGTCTACCCGCCCTGCGACGTCAGGGCCTTCCTGGACATCCCGctggacgaggaggaggatgaagaggaggtggaggaggaaggcTGGGAGGAGCTCGGacgggaggaagaggagggaagggACAGGAAGTGCCACTCCATCGTGTCGGTGGGTCAGTTCCGGCCGGAGAAGGACCATCGGCTGCAGATCAGGGCGTTTCACAAACTGCTGGGCAGGAAGGAGGGCGGGCCCGGGGGGCGGGAGTCTCTGCGCCTGGTGCTGATTGGTGGATGCAGGAACCAGGAGGATGAGGAGCGGGTGCTGATGCTGCGGGGTCTGTGTCAGGAGCTGGGCGTGACCGACCGCGTCGACTTCAAACTCAACGTGCCCTTTGAGGAGCTGAAGAGAGAGCTGGTGGACGCCACCATCGGTCTGCACACCATGTGGAACGAACACTTCGGTATCG GTGTGGTGGAGTGTATGGCTGCAGGCACCATCGTTCTCGCTCATAAGTCTGGAGGTCCGAAGCTGGACATCGTGGTGCCATACGAAGGCGGACAGACGGGCTTCCTGGCCGACAGCGAGGACAGCTACGCCGCTTCCATGGAAACCATCCTGGCGCTGTCTCCGTCGGCCAGACTGGAGATCCGACGTAACGCCCGGCGCTCTGTGGAGCGATTCTCCGACCAGGAGTTTGAGGCTTGTTTCCTCGCTGCCATGGAGTCTCTGATGGGTAAACTGGAGCGATGA